A portion of the Chitinophagales bacterium genome contains these proteins:
- the glpK gene encoding glycerol kinase GlpK codes for MKKYILALDEGTTSARSVLFDDSANVCGTSQKEFVQYFPTPGWVEHDAEEIWNTQLESIYEVISSSNITAYDIAAIGIANQRETTVIWNRKTGKPVYKAIVWQDRRTSGICDALKAKGYSEIVKEKTGLVIDAYFSATKIKWILDHVENAQQLAINNELAFGTIDSWLIWKLTGGKVHATDFSNASRTMLFNINTLKWDEELLNELNIPASILPEVKNTSSLFGYTDMKIFGVKIPVTSAAGDQQAALFGHRCFETGMAKNTYGTGCFMLMNTGRKKVSSASGLLTTIAWKIDDSVEYALEGSVFIGGAAIQWMRDGLQLLSSSAESSIAALKVADNGGVVVVPAFTGLGAPYWDMYARGAIFGLSLGTTANHLIRATLESIAYQTYDVINAMEKDSSIGLHQLRVDGGACENNFLMQFQSDILNVIVARPAMREATALGAAYLAGLAVGFFNKEKILSHNNNDNVFSPEMNENERDQLLNQWHKAIERAKGWDS; via the coding sequence ATGAAAAAATACATTCTTGCATTAGATGAAGGAACCACAAGTGCCCGTTCCGTTTTGTTTGATGACAGCGCCAATGTTTGCGGCACTTCACAAAAAGAATTTGTCCAGTATTTTCCAACGCCCGGCTGGGTTGAGCATGATGCAGAAGAAATCTGGAATACACAGCTGGAATCCATTTATGAAGTGATAAGCAGCAGCAATATCACTGCTTATGACATTGCAGCCATAGGGATCGCAAATCAGCGCGAAACTACGGTAATATGGAATCGGAAAACAGGAAAGCCTGTATATAAAGCCATAGTGTGGCAGGATAGAAGAACATCCGGCATATGTGATGCTCTGAAGGCTAAGGGTTACAGTGAAATTGTAAAAGAAAAGACCGGTCTGGTGATTGATGCGTACTTCAGTGCTACCAAAATAAAATGGATTCTAGACCATGTTGAAAACGCGCAACAGCTTGCCATCAATAACGAATTGGCTTTTGGAACCATAGACTCCTGGCTCATCTGGAAGTTGACGGGAGGCAAGGTCCATGCTACAGATTTTTCAAATGCATCCCGTACTATGCTGTTTAACATCAACACGCTTAAATGGGATGAAGAGCTATTGAATGAATTAAATATTCCGGCATCCATTCTTCCCGAGGTAAAAAATACAAGCAGCTTATTTGGTTACACAGATATGAAGATATTTGGAGTAAAAATTCCTGTTACAAGCGCGGCAGGCGATCAGCAGGCTGCGCTGTTTGGGCACCGGTGTTTTGAAACCGGAATGGCAAAGAACACATATGGAACAGGCTGTTTCATGCTGATGAATACTGGGAGAAAGAAAGTTTCATCTGCTTCAGGATTGTTAACGACCATTGCATGGAAAATAGATGACTCTGTAGAATATGCATTGGAGGGAAGTGTATTTATCGGCGGAGCCGCTATTCAATGGATGCGGGATGGATTACAGCTTCTTTCTTCTTCAGCAGAATCAAGCATTGCAGCCTTGAAGGTGGCTGACAATGGTGGGGTGGTGGTAGTTCCTGCTTTTACAGGACTTGGGGCGCCTTACTGGGATATGTATGCAAGAGGAGCAATATTCGGATTGAGCCTGGGCACTACTGCAAACCATCTTATCAGAGCCACTCTTGAATCTATTGCTTACCAAACCTATGATGTGATTAATGCAATGGAGAAGGATTCCAGCATAGGGTTACATCAATTAAGAGTGGATGGTGGTGCCTGCGAAAATAATTTCTTAATGCAGTTTCAATCTGATATTTTAAATGTGATTGTTGCCCGGCCTGCTATGCGTGAAGCCACGGCACTTGGTGCTGCCTATCTTGCAGGGTTAGCTGTAGGCTTTTTTAATAAAGAAAAAATTCTCAGTCACAATAATAATGATAACGTTTTTTCTCCAGAGATGAATGAGAATGAAAGAGATCAATTATTAAATCAATGGCATAAAGCTATTGAAAGAGCTAAAGGATGGGATTCATAA
- a CDS encoding paraquat-inducible protein A: MKWSVMQFLLILFLGGMIAFNIWCGIQIHTLSGHRAAIKKDYSQVNSISYGLLSVNAWKDNIQKILINRIQDFSFSPEQERSLKIQISKALNAIITKGDSMLNQNQKTFSGKIKKIAVKALVNTDDIRKKVPQFSQAVIDEIKKPENRDKLKTLATEKIDELAIQTRDSLVDTAAFRMILANYNAKTVDEFNDKTATIIKDLQAEIYRFCYLVIGSMVLLLIAWWFFRKAESLRKPLFILSVVLAIVVLVIGLTTPMIEIDARIKKLEFLLLGQQVQFHDQVIFFQSKSILDVVKILLSTKKTDSMLVGALILVFSVIFPFSKLISTEIYLLGNEKIRKNKILNFLAFKSGKWSMADVTVVAIFMAYVGFKGILDNQLQYMNFKTETLTSIATNETSLQPGFIVFTSFVLYGLCLSEILKRISHSSGKIR; the protein is encoded by the coding sequence ATGAAGTGGTCTGTTATGCAATTCCTTCTGATCTTATTCCTCGGGGGAATGATAGCCTTTAATATCTGGTGCGGGATACAAATTCATACCCTATCCGGCCATCGCGCAGCCATAAAGAAAGATTATAGCCAGGTAAACAGCATCAGCTACGGACTGCTTTCAGTGAATGCCTGGAAGGATAATATTCAAAAAATATTAATTAACCGCATCCAGGATTTTTCTTTCTCACCTGAACAGGAACGTTCTCTGAAGATTCAAATCTCAAAGGCACTGAATGCCATAATCACCAAAGGTGACAGCATGCTGAACCAGAATCAAAAAACTTTCAGCGGGAAGATTAAAAAAATTGCAGTAAAGGCACTGGTTAATACTGACGACATCCGTAAAAAAGTGCCGCAGTTTTCGCAAGCAGTTATCGATGAAATAAAAAAGCCAGAGAACAGAGATAAGCTTAAAACTTTAGCAACAGAAAAAATAGATGAGCTCGCCATTCAAACCCGTGACAGCCTGGTGGATACTGCGGCGTTCCGCATGATCCTTGCAAATTATAATGCAAAAACGGTTGATGAATTCAATGATAAGACTGCCACTATAATAAAGGATCTCCAGGCAGAGATATACCGTTTCTGCTATTTGGTTATCGGATCTATGGTTTTGCTATTAATTGCCTGGTGGTTTTTTCGTAAGGCAGAAAGTCTGAGAAAGCCATTATTTATTCTCTCAGTAGTATTGGCAATAGTGGTGCTTGTAATTGGGTTAACTACTCCAATGATTGAAATAGATGCACGCATAAAGAAACTTGAATTTTTACTCTTGGGGCAGCAAGTGCAATTTCACGATCAAGTAATTTTTTTCCAGAGCAAAAGCATACTTGATGTGGTGAAAATTTTGTTAAGCACAAAAAAAACGGATTCCATGCTGGTAGGTGCTCTGATTCTCGTTTTCAGTGTTATATTTCCTTTTTCAAAGCTGATATCTACAGAAATTTATTTATTGGGAAATGAAAAAATAAGAAAAAACAAAATTTTAAATTTTTTAGCATTTAAATCAGGGAAGTGGTCTATGGCAGATGTAACCGTAGTCGCTATATTTATGGCTTATGTGGGATTTAAGGGAATACTCGATAACCAGTTGCAGTATATGAACTTTAAAACAGAAACCTTGACCAGCATTGCGACCAATGAGACCAGCCTTCAGCCCGGATTTATTGTTTTTACTTCTTTTGTATTGTACGGCTTATGCCTGTCGGAGATCCTGAAGAGAATTTCTCATTCTTCCGGGAAAATTCGGTAG
- a CDS encoding glycosyltransferase has translation MRPKVLFTTRWYPNRIDPLDGNFIENHARAIHRFAHLVVLYVGADKNLSDAGYDVQISAPYGFKVIHVYYRNNDVGKNFFARSIKFFRYVKATLLGWKEAQREFIMPDVCHVNILTRAAVLPLYLRFRYHIPYLITEHSSIYVSLEPHWLAYLKIHTRYVAHRAFVITTVSTALQNAMIRFGIRGRYQVIPNVVFTKQTIIVKEQTADVRMVTIANANDARKNINAIIRVFGFLEPQIPLANLHIIIAGIYDQGEALAEELKLLNKKIFFHYGLQNQKVYDFLNQCSFLIVNSFSETFSMAAAEALASGIPVITTKAGGPEEFITEERGLTIAINRDDQLAEAMKWMYKHHPEFSPEKLQEFVASHFSEEVVGKTFLDIYCSMLRQKENSKQ, from the coding sequence ATGCGGCCTAAGGTATTGTTTACTACACGCTGGTATCCCAATCGCATCGATCCGCTGGATGGAAATTTCATTGAAAACCACGCGAGAGCAATACACCGGTTTGCTCACCTGGTGGTATTATATGTAGGTGCTGATAAAAACTTATCCGATGCCGGCTACGATGTGCAGATAAGTGCTCCCTATGGCTTTAAAGTGATTCATGTCTATTACCGCAACAATGATGTCGGGAAAAATTTCTTCGCCCGGTCCATCAAATTTTTTCGCTATGTTAAAGCAACCCTTTTAGGATGGAAGGAAGCACAGCGTGAATTTATTATGCCGGATGTCTGCCACGTGAACATACTCACCCGGGCCGCTGTACTTCCTCTCTATTTACGGTTCAGGTATCACATCCCTTATCTCATTACGGAACATTCAAGCATTTATGTTTCCCTGGAGCCGCATTGGCTTGCCTATCTGAAAATCCATACGCGTTATGTGGCTCACCGTGCCTTCGTGATTACTACGGTATCCACAGCTTTGCAGAATGCCATGATACGTTTTGGAATCAGGGGAAGATACCAGGTAATCCCAAACGTAGTTTTCACTAAACAAACAATAATAGTAAAGGAGCAGACTGCAGATGTAAGGATGGTTACTATTGCAAATGCTAATGATGCAAGGAAAAACATAAATGCAATCATCCGTGTCTTCGGCTTTTTAGAGCCGCAAATACCTCTTGCTAACCTTCATATTATCATTGCAGGGATTTATGATCAGGGCGAAGCATTGGCAGAAGAACTGAAGCTGCTGAATAAAAAGATTTTCTTCCATTATGGCCTGCAAAACCAGAAGGTGTATGACTTCCTTAATCAGTGTTCTTTCCTTATAGTAAACAGCTTTAGTGAAACATTCTCTATGGCAGCAGCGGAAGCCCTTGCTTCAGGCATTCCGGTAATTACTACAAAGGCTGGCGGGCCAGAGGAATTTATTACTGAAGAACGAGGGCTCACTATTGCAATAAACCGTGACGATCAGCTGGCTGAGGCCATGAAATGGATGTATAAACATCATCCGGAATTCAGTCCTGAAAAGCTACAGGAATTTGTGGCCAGCCACTTTTCTGAAGAAGTAGTCGGAAAAACTTTCCTGGACATCTATTGCTCTATGCTCAGGCAAAAAGAAAATTCCAAACAATGA
- a CDS encoding RDD family protein — protein MISQPTQPDPIDKLLEKIVREAEAEQRQLATFTQRAIARTVDTLMVFGTAYLFEAIAIYFIKQSKPFNEDFIIKSVQQAMPALALMLWVMLYSPIMESTGGTLGKRLVRIKLIDATTSEMPPFRMCAARAWVYMIFVILAGVPAVLSCLAFFVSDHHQTWHDKIANMVCVKK, from the coding sequence ATGATTTCCCAGCCTACACAACCGGATCCTATAGATAAACTGCTGGAAAAAATTGTTAGGGAAGCCGAGGCTGAACAGCGGCAGTTGGCAACCTTTACACAACGGGCGATTGCAAGAACGGTAGATACCCTGATGGTGTTTGGCACTGCTTACCTGTTTGAAGCCATTGCCATTTATTTTATAAAGCAAAGCAAACCATTCAATGAGGATTTCATAATTAAAAGTGTGCAGCAGGCCATGCCTGCTCTTGCTTTAATGCTTTGGGTGATGCTCTATTCACCGATCATGGAAAGTACCGGAGGAACATTAGGGAAACGCCTGGTTAGAATTAAATTGATTGATGCTACTACCAGTGAAATGCCTCCTTTCAGGATGTGTGCTGCAAGAGCGTGGGTATATATGATCTTTGTGATTCTTGCCGGTGTGCCTGCAGTGTTAAGCTGCCTGGCTTTTTTTGTATCAGATCATCATCAAACCTGGCATGATAAGATTGCAAATATGGTCTGTGTTAAAAAGTAA
- a CDS encoding tryptophan 2,3-dioxygenase — MSEVYYSDYLQLDKILSAQEPESIKAGLRADDEMLFIIIHQTYELWFKQILFELEIVRSIFGQSGINDNSPDIIISVHRLKRIASIFMLAVDQINIIETMTPLDFLDFRNLLRPASGFQSIQFKIIEATLGLKYEHRFAQEYYISMLKPADVQKVKEAESLPSIVTLIKQWLERMPFFEQSELWQKYMAVHTNTSSEHTFWNDYRKLYDSSLVDAEKSNLQHFDELFMENMPYPENRSFSRKANRSILFIMLYRDYPLMQLPFQLLNTLLDIDELISTWRYRHVNMVHRMIGTRIGTGGSSGKDYLRSALDKHYIFKEIAELTSFLIERRNLPVLTPELQHILGYSDINKSNVVN, encoded by the coding sequence ATGAGCGAAGTTTATTACAGCGATTACCTGCAGCTCGATAAAATCCTAAGTGCTCAGGAACCAGAAAGTATTAAAGCCGGGTTGCGTGCTGATGATGAGATGCTTTTTATAATAATCCATCAAACCTACGAGCTATGGTTCAAACAAATATTATTCGAACTCGAAATAGTTCGTAGCATCTTTGGACAGTCAGGAATCAATGACAATTCACCCGATATAATCATCAGCGTACACCGGCTTAAGCGCATCGCTTCTATTTTCATGCTTGCAGTAGATCAGATCAATATTATTGAAACCATGACGCCGCTCGATTTCCTTGATTTTAGAAATTTATTACGTCCTGCCTCAGGCTTTCAAAGTATTCAATTCAAAATTATTGAAGCCACACTGGGCTTGAAATATGAACATCGTTTTGCACAGGAATATTATATTTCAATGCTTAAGCCTGCAGATGTGCAAAAGGTAAAAGAAGCAGAATCACTTCCATCGATTGTAACCCTTATAAAACAATGGCTGGAGAGAATGCCGTTCTTTGAACAATCAGAGCTGTGGCAGAAATATATGGCGGTTCATACAAATACATCGTCCGAACACACATTTTGGAATGACTACCGTAAATTATATGATAGCAGTTTAGTGGACGCAGAAAAAAGCAACCTTCAGCACTTTGACGAATTATTTATGGAGAACATGCCGTACCCGGAAAACCGCAGTTTTTCACGCAAGGCGAATCGCAGTATTCTCTTCATTATGCTTTACCGCGATTATCCTTTAATGCAGCTTCCATTCCAGCTTCTTAATACGTTATTGGATATAGATGAATTAATAAGCACATGGCGATATCGCCATGTAAATATGGTGCACCGAATGATTGGGACGCGCATTGGAACCGGTGGAAGCAGTGGTAAAGATTACCTGCGCTCTGCACTTGACAAGCATTATATTTTTAAGGAAATTGCAGAACTCACTTCGTTCCTGATTGAGCGAAGGAATTTACCGGTTTTAACACCCGAACTTCAGCATATATTAGGCTATTCAGATATAAATAAATCGAATGTTGTAAATTAA
- a CDS encoding sulfotransferase domain-containing protein, with the protein MSTNKIPGFFIVGAPKSGTTSLYFYLKQLPEIFLPRIKELNYFCTDLHFRFPLLTEEQFFGYYDGWKNEKIAGEISVWNLFSRAAPGNIYKLNPDSKIIILLRNPVEMMVALHSNHVFNDNEIILDFEDAVKAEEDRKKGNLISPTIKCPVEGLYYTEVASYFVQVKRYIDVFGKENVKIILFEEFKKDVTTAYKEVIKFLEITSDFNPDFKVYNSRKISRSKLLKRLIVAPPALIKSLGAIFFPHQTKRRDWLMYWLWKVNTKNKEPEQIDSAFKRKLMLKLMPDIKNLERLVERNLTEWYR; encoded by the coding sequence ATGAGCACCAATAAAATACCTGGTTTTTTTATTGTTGGGGCACCGAAGAGCGGCACCACTTCCCTATATTTCTATCTAAAGCAACTTCCTGAAATTTTCTTACCCAGAATTAAGGAGCTGAATTATTTCTGTACAGATCTCCATTTTCGATTTCCATTGCTTACCGAAGAGCAATTTTTCGGTTATTACGATGGTTGGAAAAATGAAAAAATTGCGGGTGAAATTTCTGTCTGGAACCTCTTCTCACGAGCCGCGCCGGGAAATATTTATAAACTAAACCCTGATTCTAAAATTATTATCCTGCTTCGCAATCCCGTAGAAATGATGGTTGCACTGCATAGCAACCATGTATTCAACGATAATGAAATCATCCTCGATTTTGAAGATGCTGTGAAAGCAGAGGAAGATCGCAAAAAAGGTAACCTGATTTCACCGACTATTAAATGCCCGGTGGAAGGATTGTATTATACAGAGGTAGCTTCTTATTTTGTTCAGGTAAAAAGATATATCGATGTTTTCGGCAAAGAGAATGTCAAAATTATTTTGTTCGAAGAGTTTAAAAAGGATGTGACCACTGCTTATAAGGAGGTAATAAAATTTCTTGAAATTACTTCTGATTTCAATCCTGATTTTAAAGTCTACAACTCCAGGAAAATCAGCCGGAGTAAATTATTAAAGAGGCTTATTGTTGCTCCTCCGGCATTGATTAAATCTTTAGGTGCTATATTTTTTCCTCATCAGACAAAGCGCAGAGATTGGCTCATGTATTGGCTCTGGAAAGTAAACACAAAAAATAAGGAACCTGAACAAATTGACTCGGCATTTAAAAGAAAGCTAATGTTGAAATTAATGCCTGATATCAAAAACCTGGAAAGGCTTGTGGAAAGGAATCTGACGGAATGGTATCGATAG
- a CDS encoding superoxide dismutase, protein MQNIKKNSRREFLKKSTLTAAGAIGILAFPAGKSFASGSIQTMERREAPEEGPFKLPPLPYAYNALEPYIDAQTMEIHYTKHHQAYVDKLNAAISKVPNFKDQGIRQLLSNIDELPEEVRNSIRNNGGGHWNHTFFWEILHPKTEIIPTGKLKDAMVSQWQTMENFTTAFNDAGKNLFGSGWVWMISDKNGKLSITTTPNQDNPLMNVAKDQGKPVLGVDVWEHAYYLKHQNRRPEYLTDIWNVIHWNKVMENYG, encoded by the coding sequence ATGCAAAACATTAAAAAAAATTCACGCCGCGAGTTTCTTAAAAAAAGCACATTAACCGCTGCCGGCGCCATTGGCATCCTTGCGTTTCCTGCAGGCAAATCATTTGCCTCCGGTTCAATCCAGACCATGGAAAGACGAGAAGCACCTGAAGAAGGCCCTTTCAAGCTTCCTCCATTACCTTATGCTTATAATGCTTTAGAGCCTTATATCGATGCGCAAACCATGGAAATTCATTATACAAAACACCACCAGGCGTATGTAGACAAGCTTAATGCAGCTATTTCCAAAGTTCCCAATTTTAAAGATCAGGGCATTCGCCAGTTACTTTCAAACATCGATGAATTACCTGAAGAGGTACGTAATTCGATTCGGAATAATGGAGGAGGCCATTGGAACCACACTTTCTTCTGGGAAATTTTGCACCCTAAAACAGAGATCATTCCAACCGGAAAACTTAAGGATGCCATGGTTTCACAGTGGCAAACTATGGAAAATTTTACTACTGCTTTTAATGATGCGGGTAAGAATTTATTTGGTTCAGGATGGGTTTGGATGATCAGCGATAAGAATGGTAAATTATCCATCACTACTACGCCTAACCAGGATAACCCATTGATGAATGTTGCAAAAGACCAGGGTAAGCCTGTTCTGGGAGTTGATGTGTGGGAACATGCCTACTATTTGAAACATCAGAACCGTCGTCCGGAATATCTTACCGACATCTGGAACGTAATTCATTGGAATAAGGTGATGGAAAATTATGGCTAA
- a CDS encoding phosphoglycerate kinase, with translation MQTVADYNFKSQRALVRVDFNVPLDKQTLQVKDDTRIRGALATINKILKDGGAVILMSHLGRPKGGPEDKYSLRHVLDKAAQLLYRPIKFAGDCIGEEVKQSAGSLKNGDVLLLENLRFHPEEEKGDEAFAKQLAALGDVYVNDAFGTAHRAHASTAVIANFFTAGKKMFGFLMASEIENADKAIRNPAKPFTAIIGGAKVSDKILILEQLIDKADNVLIGGGMAYTFFKAMGGNIGNSLCEDERLSNAVNLVKKAQDKKVNLLLPADSITSDAFSNDAKRGECPSNEITSGFMGLDIGPKAIAEFREVILLSKTILWNGPMGVFEFNNFQEGTKAVAEAVAEATSKGAFSLIGGGDSVSAINKFNLADKVSYVSTGGGALLEYFEGKILPGIAAISRN, from the coding sequence ATGCAAACTGTTGCCGATTATAATTTTAAAAGCCAACGGGCACTTGTTAGGGTAGATTTTAATGTGCCGCTTGATAAACAGACATTACAGGTAAAAGATGATACACGAATCCGTGGTGCACTAGCAACAATAAATAAAATATTAAAGGATGGCGGTGCTGTAATCCTGATGTCGCACCTCGGAAGGCCTAAGGGCGGTCCGGAAGATAAATATTCTTTAAGGCATGTATTGGATAAAGCTGCACAGTTATTATATCGGCCAATTAAGTTTGCAGGGGACTGTATTGGAGAAGAAGTAAAACAATCAGCAGGGTCTTTAAAAAATGGTGACGTTCTGCTTTTGGAAAACCTCAGGTTCCACCCCGAGGAAGAAAAAGGTGATGAGGCATTTGCAAAACAATTGGCAGCGCTTGGAGATGTTTATGTTAATGATGCTTTTGGAACTGCACATCGGGCGCATGCTTCTACTGCTGTAATTGCGAATTTTTTTACTGCAGGAAAAAAGATGTTCGGTTTCCTGATGGCGTCCGAAATTGAAAATGCAGATAAGGCTATTCGAAATCCTGCAAAACCATTTACTGCAATCATCGGTGGGGCAAAAGTTTCGGATAAAATTTTGATATTGGAGCAATTGATCGATAAAGCAGATAACGTGCTGATAGGAGGTGGAATGGCGTATACTTTTTTTAAAGCGATGGGAGGAAATATTGGAAATTCACTCTGCGAAGACGAGCGCCTGAGCAACGCGGTAAATCTGGTAAAAAAAGCACAGGATAAAAAAGTGAACTTGCTCTTGCCTGCAGATTCCATTACATCTGATGCATTCAGCAATGATGCAAAACGGGGTGAATGCCCAAGCAATGAAATTACTTCCGGCTTTATGGGACTGGATATTGGTCCGAAAGCTATTGCAGAATTCAGAGAAGTAATTCTGCTATCTAAAACCATTTTATGGAATGGACCAATGGGTGTTTTTGAATTTAATAATTTTCAGGAAGGCACTAAGGCCGTTGCAGAAGCGGTTGCAGAAGCAACCTCTAAAGGCGCCTTTTCATTGATTGGCGGAGGAGATTCTGTTTCGGCAATCAATAAGTTTAACCTGGCCGATAAGGTGAGTTACGTTTCAACCGGTGGGGGAGCACTGCTCGAATATTTCGAAGGAAAGATATTGCCTGGCATAGCAGCAATTTCAAGAAACTAA
- a CDS encoding oligosaccharide flippase family protein, translating to MLKHISHIFQKTIGETLSDLLQSRYAKQLILVFSIQAFSLFTSFSISLIITNLLGAASYGVFSYSFSWVNLLAVLSCLGLEQLAIKELPNYQVLNRNDLIRGYFKYALRRVIITSFIVSLSLFCYSFFLNQPPDHSLQKGLWFALPILPVIAVINLRSAWLRGYHFNSLSQVPDKVLRPLLFLVLLAVYYFFIPDQLNIYAVIVISMVSILAALLAGNVFISRRILPEVTDIAPAYDQAYWLKISFLLFLVNGAYFYLSQIQILMLGSLSGAKETGIFSIASRLSDLEGYLLAAMNVVLAPLISKLFAERNMKELQALVTKSLRIGFFFSAPVVILFLLFPAFFLHLFGDDFAAGTFVLILLTVSQVVNFATGSVGYLLTMTGHQKTAVQILLFCALVTTLLSFILIPVLGINGAAISAATNNILLNVLMAIAVYRKIGINSTLLRIR from the coding sequence TTGCTAAAGCATATCAGCCATATTTTTCAAAAAACTATCGGAGAAACATTAAGTGATCTGCTGCAAAGCAGGTATGCTAAACAATTGATCCTCGTATTTTCGATACAGGCATTTTCATTGTTCACTTCTTTCAGCATAAGCTTAATCATTACGAATTTACTGGGAGCAGCGTCCTATGGGGTTTTCAGCTATAGTTTTTCATGGGTTAACCTGCTTGCAGTGTTGAGCTGCCTTGGCTTAGAACAGCTGGCTATAAAAGAGCTTCCAAATTACCAGGTGCTAAACAGAAATGACCTTATCCGGGGTTATTTTAAATATGCACTGCGCAGAGTGATCATTACTTCCTTTATTGTTTCATTAAGTCTCTTCTGTTACTCTTTTTTTTTAAATCAACCGCCCGACCACTCTCTCCAAAAAGGGTTATGGTTTGCCCTGCCCATATTACCGGTAATTGCAGTTATCAACCTGCGTTCTGCATGGCTCAGAGGGTATCACTTTAACTCTCTGAGCCAGGTTCCTGATAAAGTACTAAGGCCATTATTGTTCCTGGTACTTCTTGCTGTGTATTATTTTTTTATTCCTGACCAGCTGAATATTTATGCGGTAATCGTAATCAGCATGGTCAGCATCCTTGCAGCCCTATTAGCCGGAAATGTTTTTATCAGTAGAAGGATATTACCTGAAGTTACAGACATAGCTCCCGCCTATGATCAGGCTTACTGGTTAAAAATTTCATTCTTACTGTTCCTCGTGAATGGTGCTTATTTTTATCTCTCACAGATCCAGATTTTAATGTTGGGTTCACTTAGCGGCGCAAAGGAAACAGGTATCTTTTCCATTGCCTCGCGTCTATCTGACCTTGAAGGTTATTTGCTCGCTGCGATGAATGTGGTGCTCGCTCCTCTCATTTCAAAATTGTTTGCAGAAAGAAATATGAAAGAGCTGCAGGCTTTGGTTACTAAAAGTTTACGCATTGGTTTTTTCTTTTCCGCTCCTGTAGTAATTCTTTTTTTATTGTTTCCCGCCTTTTTTCTGCACCTTTTCGGAGATGATTTTGCCGCAGGAACTTTTGTACTGATATTGCTTACCGTATCGCAGGTGGTTAATTTTGCAACCGGTTCGGTAGGATATTTATTGACCATGACAGGCCATCAAAAAACAGCGGTTCAGATACTCCTGTTCTGTGCTTTAGTAACCACGCTTCTGAGCTTTATCCTGATTCCTGTTTTAGGAATAAACGGTGCTGCCATCTCTGCTGCGACAAATAATATTCTGCTGAATGTGCTTATGGCTATTGCCGTTTACAGGAAAATAGGCATCAATTCCACATTACTGCGAATCAGATGA
- a CDS encoding Uma2 family endonuclease, which translates to MKRKIYEKYGVDEYVITDPDNKECYHYILRDGAYAELEKCQQHFFRKY; encoded by the coding sequence GTGAAAAGAAAGATTTATGAAAAATATGGCGTTGACGAATATGTGATCACTGATCCTGATAATAAAGAATGTTACCATTATATTTTAAGAGATGGAGCGTACGCTGAACTGGAAAAATGTCAGCAACATTTTTTTAGGAAGTATTGA
- a CDS encoding alpha/beta hydrolase: MKHSELSWTASNGKKIFAQYWKPDTPPIALVCMVHGFGEHSGRYAHVAKFFSDNGIAMVAYDMIGHGKSEGKRGHTPSYDFLIDQVDDLLKQADKNFKNIPRFLYGHSLGANIALNYLLRRNYQERNIKGIIISSPWFRLPFDPPTFQVILGKIMMKIWPSFTQSSKIDTKSISSDPSEVKKYEEDPLIHDKISPMLFFPAIDAGIFAQEQSHKIHLPMLHFHGSKDRLTSHEASIAFSKNEKYDYSFRLFEGGFHEMHNELNKDEVMNLIVNWIKNHLKQKD; encoded by the coding sequence ATGAAACACAGCGAATTAAGCTGGACCGCTTCGAACGGAAAAAAAATATTTGCTCAATACTGGAAGCCGGACACCCCACCAATTGCACTTGTTTGTATGGTTCATGGATTTGGAGAGCACAGCGGACGGTATGCACATGTGGCAAAGTTTTTTTCTGATAATGGCATAGCTATGGTTGCTTATGATATGATTGGCCATGGAAAATCAGAAGGCAAAAGGGGACATACCCCATCCTATGATTTTTTGATAGACCAGGTTGATGACTTATTAAAGCAAGCAGATAAAAATTTTAAAAACATTCCAAGATTCCTGTATGGCCATAGCCTAGGTGCAAATATTGCTCTTAATTATTTGTTACGCCGGAACTATCAGGAAAGGAATATTAAGGGAATTATCATCTCATCACCATGGTTTCGATTGCCCTTTGATCCGCCCACATTCCAGGTCATATTAGGGAAAATAATGATGAAGATCTGGCCATCCTTTACCCAATCTTCTAAAATTGACACCAAATCGATTTCCAGTGATCCTTCAGAAGTTAAAAAGTATGAAGAAGACCCTTTAATCCATGATAAGATCTCACCGATGCTATTCTTTCCTGCAATTGACGCAGGAATTTTTGCCCAGGAGCAATCACATAAAATACATTTACCCATGCTTCATTTTCATGGATCAAAAGACCGGCTTACTTCTCACGAAGCGAGTATTGCATTTTCCAAAAATGAAAAGTATGATTACAGCTTCAGATTATTTGAGGGCGGATTCCATGAAATGCATAATGAGCTAAACAAAGATGAGGTAATGAACTTGATAGTAAACTGGATTAAAAATCACCTGAAACAAAAGGATTAA